tggagtggatcacctgatgtcaggagtttgagaccagcctggacaacatggtgaaaccccgtctctattaaaaatacaaaaattagccaggaatggtggcgggcgcctgtaatcccagctactcaggaagctgaggcaggagaatcgcttcaacatGGGAtgtgaggtagaggttgcagtgagccaagatcgcaccactgcactccagcctgggtgacagagcaagatgccgtctcaaaaaaaaaaaaaaggccatccTAGCAGCCTTCATGTACAAAAGCCAGGCAGCTTTTCCCTTCTCAGACCAGCCCTATTTATCTCCCCTGGTCTGGAGTGTTATGGCTGTGGTGCAGTGGGCTATCATCACACTAGAGCCTGTTTGACCAATGGCTAAGTTTAATGGGCCAGGCCAATCTCCATGGCTGCTGTCTCACACAGCTCTGTGCTCAGGGCAGAAGGGAGGGGAGTATGAGGCAATCAATCAGCAGCGGAATGAGAACCTGGCTGTACTCCTCGGATGGTGcctgagtgatatggtttggctctgtgtctccacccaaatctcatcttgtagctcccatgattcccatgtgttgtgggagggagccagtgggagatgactgaatcatgggggtatgtcttgcctgtgctgttctcgtgatagcgactaagtctcatgagatctgatgcttttaaaaatgggagtttttgaccgggagtggtggctcacgcctgtaatcccagcactttgggaggccaaggcaggtggattacctgaggtcaggagttcaagaccagcctggccaacatggtgaaaccccatctctactaaaaatacaaaagttagccgggcctggtggcaggtgcctataatcccaactactcagggggctaaggcaggagaattgcttgaacccaggaggtggaggttgcagtgagccaagatcacaccattgcactccagcatgggcgacaagagcgaaactccatctcaaaaaaaaaagggagttttcctgcacaagctctctctttttgccgtctgccatccacgtaagaggtgacttgctcctccttgccttctgccatgattgtgaggcttccccagccacgtggaactgtgagttctccactaaacctcttttctttataaattgcccagtctcaggtatgtctttatcagcagtgtgaaaatggactaatacactgagcATCTTCCCCAGTCTACTCAGTACCATGAGATGACTCACCTCTGGTGCTGTAGAACCTGCAGCAAGGTGCTCTTGGCAGGCACCTGGTATAGTTCTGCCCTGTCCTCATCCTCAAAGTAGACCTGCAAGATTAACAGAAGGGCAAGAGTCAGAGACAAAGCGCACTTCGGCAGCCTTAGTTGAGGCTAAGCccaggaaaaattaaaaagatggcaACAGTTAGCAGTTGAATGCCTCCTTTATATGGTTGTGTAGCTGGGTGCTTTGCATTTAGTTCCCCCCCTGCATGCCACTGTAAGAGAGGCTATTATCAGTTCCATCTTCCAAAGACAGaatcaaggctcagagaaggaGAACAACTTGCCAACATTACCCGGCCGGTAAACAGAAGAGTCAAGACTCAAGGCCAGGCCTATGTAGCCCTCCTTTCCCTAATAATTCAGACTAAAGCCATCAGGTGTGTGGAGGAGAAAGCTATGGTGGCTCAGAGCAGGAAAGAgcctgaggaaggagagaaggatgtCTGTGCAGGGTGTCAAAGCCCAAGCAGGGTGAGGAAGACGCCTGCACAGGAAGCTGCCGGGGGTGTCAGAGCAGGACCAGTGGAGAAGGGCATCCATGCTGGGGGCCAGCAGGCCTGAGCAGGGGAAGAAGTGCTCCCTTGTAAGATGGCTGTCCAAGGTGGGGTGTCAGAGGCCATGTGGGGTGAAAAGGGTAACCATGCATGGAAGCTGCCGGGGGTGTCAGAGCAGGACCAGTGGAGAAGGGCATCCATGCTGGGGGCCAGCAGGCCTGAGCAGGGGAAGAAGTGCTCCCTTGTAAGATGGCTGTCCAAGGTGGGGTGTCAGAGGCCATGTGGGGTGAAAAGGGTATCCATGCATGGGGACAACTAATACGGAGTATACAGGCCCAACTAGGGTGAGGAGGGTGACCACTCATGGCAGGGGGTGGCCTGCTGTAGGGTGTCAGAGCCCAAGCAGGACGAGGAGGATGTCCATGTAGGGTCGTTGAGCAGTGCGGGATGTCAGAGTCTGTGCAGGGTGAGGAAGATGCCCACGCGGGGGCAGCAGCATAACATGTGGAGTCAAGAGTCCAAGTAGGGTGAGGAAGGCTCCACATAGGAGAGGGGCCAGCGGTGATGACAGGAGGGGAACTGATCAAACAAATAACTATATTAAGAATAATAaagtcaggccaggcatggtggctcatgcctgtaatctgaacacttgggaggctgaggcaggtggatcacttgagtctaggagttcaagaccagcctgggcaacatggtgaaaccccatctctactaaaaatacaaaaattagttgggcacagtggcaaatgcctatggtcccagctacttgggaggctgaggtgggaggatggtttgagcccaggaggttgatcttggcagtgagccaagatctccccaccgcactccagcctgggcaacacagccagaccctgtctcaaaaaaaaaaaaaaaagaacaagaaagtcattgttacaaatatagaaagggagaaaaaatccTGTGGATGTTGAATTAGAGTTGGAGATACCAATGAGACTTCAtggttttacacacacacacacacacacacacacacacacacactctctctctctctctctctctctctccccagctgTGGCACTGAGAAGACATTGAGGCAGTAAGCTTGCCTCTCTACCCCCATTGTATtaatcaatacatgtatacacttATTGCACAGAGATCTCggcttctaaataccattcttcaCTAGAaagaaccagggctccttgggaAAAAATAGCTAATTCCAGAGCTGGGGCAAGGAAAGCACAATCTGAACCTAGAACATCCTGTATAAGAAAGCAACCActtaaaaaatagacataagtcgggctaacatgctgaaactccgtctctactaaaaatacaagctctccctcctcctccccctccccctccccctccccctccccctcccctctcttcggtctccctctccttttttcggtctcccgctgttatcgaagctggactgtactgccatgatctcggctcgctgcaacctccctgcctcgggctcctgtgactctcctgcctcggcctgccgagtgcctgggattgcaggcgcgcgccgccacgcctgaatggtttttgtatttttggtggagacggggtttcaccgtgttgaccgggctggtctccagctcctggcctcgagtgatctgcctgcctcggcctcccaaggtgctgggattgcagacggagtctcgctaactcaatgctcaatggtgctcaggctggagtgcagtggtgtgatctcggctcgctgcaacctccacctaccagcctcctgccttggcctcttaaagtgctaagattacagcctctgccccgccgccaccccgtctaggaagtgaggagcatctctgcctggccgcccatcgtctgggatgtgaggcgcccctctgcccggccgccctatctgggaagtgaggagcgcctctgcccggccgcccatcgtctgggatgtgaggagcccctctgcccggctgccaccccgtctgggaggaagtgaggagcgcctctgcccggctgccccgtctgggagatgaggagcacctctgcctggccgccaccccgtctgggaggaagtgaggagcgcctctgcccggttgccccatctgggaagtgaggagcgcctctgcccggctgccccgtctgggagatgaggagcacctctgcctggccgccaccccgtctgggaggaagtgaggagcgcctctgcccggttgccccatctgggaagtgaggagcgcctctgcccggctgccccgtctgggagatgaggagcacctctgcctggccgccaccccgtctgggaggaagtgaggagcgcctctgcccggttgccccatctgggaagtgaggagcgcctctgcctggccgccaccccgtctgggaagtgaggagcgcctctgcccggctgccaccccatatgggaagtgaggagcgcctctgcccagccgccccttctgggaggtgaggagcacctctgcccagccgccccgtctgggaggtgaggagcgcctctgcctggccgccaccccgtctgggaggaagtgaggagcacctctgcccagctgccccatctgggaagtgaggagcgcctctacccggctgccaccctctatgggaagtgaggagcgcctctgcccggccgcccactctgggaagtgaggagcgcctctgcctggccgcccactctgggaggtgaggagcgcctctgcctggccactccgtctgggaagg
This portion of the Pongo abelii isolate AG06213 chromosome 1, NHGRI_mPonAbe1-v2.0_pri, whole genome shotgun sequence genome encodes:
- the LOC129050863 gene encoding uncharacterized protein LOC129050863; amino-acid sequence: MSHHAWPDFIILNIVICLISSPPVITAGPSPMWSLPHPTWTLDSTCYAAAPAWASSSPCTDSDIPHCSTTLHGHPPRPAWALTPYSRPPPAMSGHPPHPSWACILRISCPHAWIPFSPHMASDTPPWTAILQGSTSSPAQACWPPAWMPFSTGPALTPPAASCAGVFLTLLGL